The proteins below come from a single Ignavibacteriota bacterium genomic window:
- the ruvC gene encoding crossover junction endodeoxyribonuclease RuvC — protein sequence MRIMGVDPGSLVTGFGIVDAGPRGLARVSSGAIVLRSADPLHDRLAVIYDALLREIDLWHPDSFCIETAFYSKNVQSTLKLGHVRGVAMLAAVHRALPIAEYSPREVKRAVTGTGAASKLQVAYMVKHLLGLTTSFARSDEADGLALAICHAGVAPRAVRGPSRSSSWAAFVKDNPERVRA from the coding sequence ATGCGTATCATGGGTGTGGATCCGGGATCCCTCGTCACGGGTTTTGGTATCGTCGATGCGGGACCGCGCGGACTCGCGCGCGTGTCGAGCGGCGCCATCGTGCTGCGTTCGGCGGACCCCCTCCACGACCGGCTCGCCGTCATCTATGACGCGCTGCTGCGTGAAATCGATCTGTGGCATCCCGACTCGTTCTGCATCGAGACGGCGTTTTACAGCAAGAACGTGCAGTCCACACTCAAGCTCGGTCACGTGCGCGGCGTCGCCATGCTCGCCGCCGTGCACCGCGCGCTGCCGATTGCCGAGTACTCGCCGCGCGAAGTGAAACGTGCGGTGACCGGCACCGGCGCGGCGTCGAAACTGCAGGTCGCCTACATGGTGAAACACCTCCTCGGTCTCACCACTTCCTTCGCCCGCTCCGACGAGGCCGACGGACTCGCGCTCGCGATCTGTCATGCGGGTGTTGCGCCGCGCGCTGTGCGCGGACCCTCGCGCAGC
- a CDS encoding YebC/PmpR family DNA-binding transcriptional regulator, with the protein MSGHSKWATIKRAKGAKDAARGKLFSRIIKEITIAARNGGGDPTGNPRLRLAVDKAKGSNMPADNIKRAIQRGTGELEGQAFEEITYEGYGPGGTAFLVEVITDNRNRTVAEIRHLFSRNNGNLAETGAVGWKFDRRGVISVAKDRSEDDMMMIALDAGADDMETEDESFEIYTTPGDFDAVRTALEGQGITISEAAIQMVPQNTTKVDGKEAEGVLRLYESLEEHDDVQNVYADFDIDASVMESLG; encoded by the coding sequence ATGTCCGGCCATTCCAAATGGGCAACGATCAAACGCGCGAAGGGCGCCAAGGATGCCGCTCGTGGCAAGCTCTTCAGCCGCATCATCAAGGAGATAACAATCGCTGCGCGCAACGGCGGCGGCGATCCGACGGGCAATCCGCGCCTGCGCCTCGCGGTCGACAAGGCGAAGGGTTCGAACATGCCCGCCGACAACATCAAACGCGCCATTCAGCGCGGCACCGGCGAACTCGAGGGCCAGGCCTTCGAGGAAATCACGTATGAAGGGTACGGTCCGGGCGGCACGGCCTTTCTTGTGGAAGTGATTACCGACAACCGCAACCGCACCGTCGCCGAGATACGCCACCTGTTCTCGCGCAACAACGGGAACCTCGCCGAGACCGGCGCGGTGGGCTGGAAATTCGACCGCCGCGGCGTCATCTCGGTCGCGAAGGATCGCAGCGAGGACGACATGATGATGATTGCGCTCGACGCCGGCGCCGACGACATGGAGACCGAGGACGAGAGCTTCGAGATCTATACCACGCCGGGCGATTTCGACGCCGTGCGCACCGCGCTCGAAGGGCAGGGGATCACCATCAGCGAGGCGGCCATACAGATGGTGCCGCAGAACACAACCAAGGTCGACGGCAAGGAAGCCGAGGGCGTGCTGCGTCTCTATGAATCGCTCGAGGAACACGACGATGTGCAGAACGTGTACGCGGACTTCGACATCGACGCGAGTGTGATGGAGTCGCTCGGCTAG
- the recJ gene encoding single-stranded-DNA-specific exonuclease RecJ: MDARWSIRPPGDPDNVRRLVEEIHVPEVIASILISRGITDYETAKAFFRPSLQQLLNPFLMHDMEKAVARIVHARAQGERILVYGDYDVDGTNSASLLYLYLKRLGCEVDVYIPDRMKEGYGISELGIDFAHKNGTRLLISIDCGITAVTQVAYAKTLGMDVIICDHHEPGQQIPDAHAVLDPLKPGDVYPFKYLSGAGVGFKLLQGLAEYDGNREAPYDYLDFVAIAAAADIVPLVGENRILVHHGLKIINENPRPGIRALMESSNLSFGNLTAQQIVFVMAPRINAVGRLGDATRAIDLLVSEDEESARRYAQILEEENRNRKVIDEETFNHAQTIAEAYLAEDSSKPLILHDGSWHPGVIGIVASRLVEKFYRPTILLTTIDGVAKGSARSIMNFNIYEALRRCEDQLIQFGGHKYAAGLALEIDKIPAFREKFMGIADEMLSEDMLVHEISADGILRMSDITPRFIRILKQFAPFGPGNMRPVFFASGVEVFGEPRIVGRDHLKLKVRQDGVVFDAIGFNLGSLMQRISGSGSVVDLLFTIEENTWNGNVFPQLKLRDLRAANDPRTRQEVLDNLHPAYTHSLSNN; the protein is encoded by the coding sequence ATGGACGCAAGATGGAGCATCAGGCCCCCCGGGGATCCTGATAACGTGCGTCGCCTCGTCGAGGAGATTCATGTACCTGAAGTCATAGCATCGATCCTGATCTCGCGAGGGATCACGGATTATGAGACGGCGAAGGCCTTTTTCCGGCCCTCGCTGCAGCAGTTGCTCAACCCCTTCCTCATGCACGACATGGAGAAGGCCGTCGCGCGCATCGTGCACGCGCGCGCGCAGGGCGAGCGCATCCTCGTCTATGGCGACTACGATGTGGACGGCACCAACAGCGCGAGTCTGCTCTATCTGTATCTGAAGCGGCTCGGTTGCGAGGTCGACGTCTATATCCCCGACCGCATGAAGGAAGGGTACGGCATCTCCGAACTCGGCATCGACTTCGCGCATAAAAACGGCACCCGCCTGCTCATCTCGATCGACTGCGGCATTACCGCCGTCACGCAGGTCGCGTACGCAAAAACCCTGGGCATGGACGTGATCATCTGCGATCACCATGAGCCGGGGCAGCAGATCCCCGACGCGCACGCTGTGCTCGATCCGCTCAAGCCCGGCGACGTGTATCCCTTCAAGTATCTGTCGGGCGCGGGCGTCGGTTTCAAGCTGCTGCAGGGTCTCGCCGAGTACGACGGCAATCGCGAGGCGCCCTACGACTATCTCGACTTTGTCGCAATCGCCGCCGCCGCCGACATCGTGCCGCTCGTGGGCGAGAACCGCATCCTCGTGCATCACGGACTCAAGATCATCAACGAGAATCCGCGGCCCGGCATCCGCGCGCTCATGGAGTCGTCGAACCTCTCCTTCGGCAACCTCACCGCGCAGCAGATCGTCTTTGTCATGGCGCCGCGCATCAACGCCGTCGGCCGCCTGGGCGACGCCACACGCGCCATCGACCTGCTCGTCTCGGAAGACGAGGAGTCGGCGCGCCGCTACGCGCAGATCCTCGAGGAGGAAAACCGCAACCGCAAGGTCATCGACGAGGAAACCTTCAACCACGCGCAGACCATCGCCGAGGCCTATCTCGCGGAAGACAGCAGCAAGCCGCTGATCCTGCACGACGGCTCGTGGCATCCCGGCGTCATCGGCATCGTCGCCTCGCGCCTTGTCGAGAAATTCTACCGGCCGACGATTCTGCTCACCACCATCGACGGTGTGGCCAAGGGATCGGCCCGCAGCATCATGAACTTCAACATCTACGAGGCGCTGCGCCGCTGCGAGGATCAGCTCATCCAGTTCGGCGGACACAAGTATGCCGCGGGCCTCGCGCTCGAGATCGACAAGATCCCGGCCTTCCGCGAGAAATTCATGGGCATCGCCGACGAGATGCTGAGCGAGGACATGCTCGTGCACGAGATCAGCGCCGACGGCATACTCCGCATGTCGGATATTACACCCCGCTTCATCCGCATTTTGAAACAGTTCGCGCCCTTCGGTCCGGGCAACATGCGCCCGGTGTTTTTTGCCTCGGGTGTGGAGGTGTTCGGCGAGCCGCGCATCGTCGGCCGCGATCACCTGAAGCTGAAGGTGCGGCAGGACGGCGTGGTTTTCGACGCGATCGGTTTTAATCTGGGTTCGCTGATGCAGCGCATCTCGGGTTCGGGATCGGTGGTCGATCTGCTGTTCACGATAGAAGAGAATACATGGAACGGGAACGTGTTCCCGCAGTTGAAGCTCCGCGACCTGCGCGCCGCGAACGATCCGCGCACGCGGCAGGAGGTGCTCGACAATCTTCATCCCGCCTACACACATTCACTGTCGAATAACTAA